Proteins encoded within one genomic window of Pedobacter africanus:
- a CDS encoding TQO small subunit DoxD → MKHSHTAATASLAGLFTLSLRWVLGWTYFSAFWRRLILENKLIPEEAGYIGEKFNHFLPNALGIKPIIEYLVSNPDELQLAMVVFTIVEAIVGLFIILGLFTRLMSIGVVMLASGILLGSGWLGTTCLDEWQIGVLGIAGGFTIFMSGSGAWSLDHFLMKSYTFTHKKWFAFTGSGLLPVKNLQVPVLLASVFIFGLTLFTNQYFHGGVWGKLYNKSVKPKVEISAIRYSNSELVFRLFRTEGADVYGSFLIGIEILNEQGEVVRSLGQKELAGFPAHKIRNHYVAKIKPGKHSLVLPLGAKADLTIDINGLALNENHSIKLTDISGAEWRADIRD, encoded by the coding sequence ATGAAACATTCACATACTGCAGCTACGGCCAGCCTGGCCGGGCTTTTCACTTTGTCTTTGCGCTGGGTTCTCGGCTGGACATATTTCTCGGCTTTCTGGCGCCGGTTGATCTTAGAAAATAAACTCATACCTGAGGAGGCCGGTTATATTGGCGAAAAATTTAACCATTTCCTTCCCAATGCCCTGGGCATTAAACCCATTATTGAATACCTGGTTTCCAACCCGGATGAACTGCAGCTGGCTATGGTTGTATTTACTATTGTAGAGGCCATTGTGGGCCTGTTCATTATTCTAGGGCTGTTTACGCGCCTTATGAGTATAGGCGTTGTGATGCTGGCTTCGGGAATCCTTCTGGGCTCTGGCTGGTTGGGCACCACCTGCCTGGATGAATGGCAAATTGGGGTGCTGGGCATAGCCGGTGGTTTTACCATTTTCATGAGTGGCAGCGGGGCCTGGTCACTCGATCATTTCCTGATGAAGAGCTATACCTTCACCCATAAAAAATGGTTTGCCTTTACTGGTTCAGGTTTATTACCTGTTAAAAACCTGCAAGTGCCGGTATTGCTGGCTTCCGTTTTCATTTTTGGCCTTACGCTGTTTACCAATCAGTATTTTCATGGCGGGGTTTGGGGCAAGCTGTACAACAAATCTGTTAAGCCTAAGGTAGAGATTTCAGCTATCCGCTATAGCAATTCAGAGCTGGTGTTCCGGCTGTTCCGTACCGAAGGTGCAGATGTGTATGGTTCTTTTCTAATCGGGATCGAAATTTTGAACGAGCAAGGGGAGGTTGTCAGGTCTCTTGGCCAGAAAGAGCTGGCAGGTTTCCCGGCACACAAGATCAGAAACCACTATGTAGCCAAAATTAAACCTGGAAAACATAGCCTGGTGTTACCGCTTGGTGCAAAAGCTGATCTTACTATAGATATCAATGGGCTGGCTTTAAACGAAAACCACTCCATTAAACTGACGGATATTAGTGGTGCAGAATGGCGGGCTGATATTAGAGACTAG
- a CDS encoding SLBB domain-containing protein — protein MNFKRTITAILFLFAVLVTQTAFSQSNYSDIKVDDLSDAQIRQMIQRAESIGYNDAQLEQMAKAQGMKQEEIEKLRSRVAKIRAGGADSKKSGEEINTDEVKERQVVGMDKKEASEKKDPVKVNILEDLRPKIFGSELFSNSNISFEPNLRMATPKNYVIGPDDELLVDLSGDNEANYKLKVSPEGIIRLQYAGPVSVGGLSVEQATAKIRSKLAGTYPGLRSGRTSVAVNLGNIRSIKITLVGEVVKPGSYTLSSLSTVFNALNASGGPNANGSFRKIQVVRGNKVVSTIDVYDFLLNGIQQNNIRLQDQDVINIPVYQSRVEITGEVKRPALFEVLNNESLQDVIRFAGGFTNQAYTANIKVLQNTNKERKISDVNAEQFTTYGPLNGDKYIVETILDRFENRVEIAGAVFRPGKFELEKGLTLKGLIAKADGLTEDAFLNRGYINRLNPDNTFALISFDVAKIMDGSQEDVALQREDKVTISSLFDLRDEYKITIQGEVRSGGTFDYADNMTLEDVIQMAGGFKENATPRRIEISRRIKNSDAKSESAKTAQVFTVGVDQNLKVMDKKFILKPFDVVSVRSSEGYQVQKQVKIEGEVLYPGLYTITQKNEKISDLVKRAGGLTPVAYAEGASLKRPGAEKVNPGDRNAINNQEEDKKKFLNLKRVQEAGVKDTVKAEIEQQLIQSDLVGIDLERILKKPQSRYDLIVEDGDVIRVPRQLQTVKVTGEVLNPNSIVYLPGKSFKQYVNGAGGFTSSALKRGAYIKYANGSVEAGSKFLFFNNFPKVKPGAEILVPKKAERERMTAQGWIGIGTAIASLGAIIVSLLR, from the coding sequence ATGAATTTTAAAAGAACGATAACTGCAATATTATTTCTCTTTGCCGTTCTGGTCACGCAGACCGCCTTTTCGCAGTCGAATTATTCTGATATCAAAGTTGATGATTTGTCTGATGCACAAATCAGGCAGATGATCCAACGCGCGGAATCTATTGGATATAATGATGCGCAACTGGAACAAATGGCAAAAGCCCAAGGTATGAAGCAGGAAGAAATTGAGAAACTGCGCTCCAGAGTAGCAAAGATTAGAGCTGGCGGTGCTGATTCTAAAAAGTCGGGGGAAGAGATAAATACTGATGAGGTTAAAGAACGCCAGGTTGTAGGGATGGATAAAAAGGAGGCATCGGAAAAAAAGGACCCGGTTAAGGTTAATATTCTCGAGGACTTGCGTCCAAAGATTTTTGGTTCAGAATTATTTTCAAATAGTAATATCTCGTTTGAGCCAAATTTAAGGATGGCGACTCCAAAAAATTATGTAATTGGTCCTGACGATGAGTTGCTTGTTGACCTGAGTGGTGATAACGAAGCAAATTATAAATTAAAAGTAAGTCCTGAAGGAATTATTCGTTTGCAATATGCAGGTCCTGTTTCTGTTGGTGGTTTATCCGTTGAACAGGCGACTGCCAAGATCAGAAGTAAACTTGCGGGCACCTATCCTGGTTTGAGAAGTGGTCGTACCAGCGTTGCTGTTAATCTCGGAAATATCAGGAGTATTAAAATAACCTTAGTGGGGGAGGTTGTAAAACCAGGTTCCTATACCTTGTCTTCTCTATCGACCGTTTTTAATGCCCTGAATGCTTCTGGGGGGCCTAATGCTAATGGGTCTTTCCGTAAGATACAGGTTGTACGAGGCAATAAGGTGGTTTCTACCATAGACGTATATGATTTCTTATTGAACGGAATTCAGCAGAATAATATTCGATTACAAGACCAGGATGTAATTAATATTCCGGTTTATCAGAGCCGGGTTGAGATTACAGGCGAGGTTAAGCGCCCGGCATTATTTGAGGTTCTGAATAATGAAAGCTTACAGGATGTAATTAGGTTTGCTGGTGGTTTTACCAATCAGGCTTATACTGCTAATATCAAAGTCCTTCAAAATACAAATAAGGAACGAAAAATTAGTGATGTAAATGCTGAGCAGTTCACAACCTATGGGCCTTTAAATGGTGACAAGTACATCGTTGAGACCATCTTAGACCGTTTCGAAAATAGGGTTGAAATAGCAGGTGCAGTTTTTCGTCCGGGTAAGTTTGAATTGGAAAAAGGATTAACTTTGAAAGGCTTAATTGCAAAAGCAGATGGTTTAACGGAAGATGCTTTCTTGAATAGAGGTTACATCAATAGATTAAATCCCGATAATACATTTGCTTTAATTTCTTTTGACGTGGCCAAAATTATGGATGGTTCCCAAGAAGATGTTGCATTACAACGGGAAGATAAGGTAACAATTTCGTCTTTGTTTGATTTAAGAGATGAATACAAGATTACCATTCAGGGCGAAGTCAGATCTGGAGGAACTTTTGATTATGCAGATAACATGACATTAGAAGATGTAATCCAGATGGCTGGTGGTTTTAAGGAAAATGCTACACCGAGGAGAATTGAGATTTCCCGCAGGATAAAGAATAGTGATGCGAAATCTGAATCTGCAAAGACAGCTCAGGTATTTACAGTTGGAGTAGATCAGAACCTGAAGGTAATGGATAAGAAATTTATATTGAAACCTTTTGACGTGGTATCAGTTCGGAGTTCTGAAGGGTATCAGGTGCAAAAACAAGTTAAGATAGAGGGAGAGGTTTTGTATCCTGGTTTATATACTATTACCCAGAAAAACGAAAAGATCTCTGATCTGGTAAAAAGAGCTGGTGGCTTAACACCTGTTGCTTATGCCGAGGGAGCTTCTTTAAAAAGACCAGGTGCTGAGAAAGTAAATCCGGGAGATCGAAATGCGATAAATAATCAAGAGGAAGACAAAAAGAAGTTCTTGAATCTGAAACGTGTTCAAGAAGCCGGTGTGAAGGATACAGTGAAGGCAGAAATTGAGCAACAATTGATACAATCGGATCTGGTGGGGATTGATCTGGAGAGAATTTTGAAGAAACCTCAATCCAGATATGATTTAATTGTGGAAGATGGAGATGTGATTAGAGTGCCGAGGCAATTGCAGACAGTGAAAGTTACCGGAGAGGTTTTAAATCCGAACAGTATTGTTTATTTGCCGGGGAAAAGCTTTAAGCAGTATGTAAATGGTGCTGGTGGATTTACTTCTAGCGCATTAAAAAGAGGGGCATATATTAAATATGCAAATGGATCAGTTGAAGCAGGAAGTAAGTTCTTGTTCTTTAATAACTTTCCTAAGGTAAAACCTGGTGCGGAAATATTGGTGCCGAAGAAAGCTGAAAGAGAAAGAATGACAGCACAAGGATGGATTGGTATAGGAACAGCGATTGCATCGTTAGGGGCTATTATTGTAAGTTTATTAAGATAA
- a CDS encoding helix-turn-helix domain-containing protein: MSSISKNIKTFRQKKGWSQKQMAEQLKISIPAFSKIENGITDVNIKRLMQIAVILDTTLMDLMAKEGESPQMLHNQRVKQLKIKLAKKEEELIELQKKVIELYDEIREKKESATG, from the coding sequence ATGAGCTCAATAAGTAAAAACATCAAGACATTCAGACAAAAGAAAGGATGGAGCCAGAAGCAAATGGCGGAACAGTTAAAAATTTCTATTCCTGCGTTTTCTAAAATTGAGAATGGTATTACTGATGTAAACATCAAAAGGCTGATGCAAATTGCGGTTATACTGGACACTACATTGATGGACCTGATGGCAAAAGAGGGCGAAAGCCCGCAGATGCTGCACAACCAGCGCGTAAAACAACTTAAAATTAAGCTGGCAAAAAAAGAGGAAGAACTTATTGAACTTCAAAAGAAGGTAATTGAGCTGTACGACGAAATCAGGGAAAAGAAAGAAAGCGCCACAGGCTAA